A genomic stretch from Mycobacterium paraterrae includes:
- a CDS encoding zinc-dependent metalloprotease, with protein MSTVVDMADLPFGFSAGDDPDRDKRRDNDPGSGSGSADPFGLGGLGGEFNVADLGQMFTRLGQMFSGAGAMGGQSSGPVNYELARQLASSSIGFVAPIPSATREAIADAVHLAETWLDGVTALPAGTTKALAWTPNDWVDNTLETWKRLCDPMAQQIATVWASSLPEEAKAMAGPLMSMMSQMGGMAFGSQLGQALARLSKEVLTSTDVGLPLGPKGIAALLPDAIESFAEGLEQPRSEIVTFLAAREAAHHRLFSHVPWLSSQLLGAVEAYAKGMKIDMHGIEELARDFNPASLSDPAAMEQLLEQGVFEPKATPEQTHALERLETLLALIEGWVQTVVDAALGERIPGADALGETLRRRRATGGPAEQTFATLVGLELRPRKLREAAALWDRLTQAVGVDARDAVWQHPDLLPGTDDLDDPAAFIDRSLGGDTSGIDEAIAEFERRAESGDDGPGAADS; from the coding sequence ATGAGTACCGTTGTGGACATGGCTGACCTGCCTTTCGGGTTCTCCGCAGGAGACGACCCGGACCGCGACAAGCGCCGCGACAACGACCCCGGATCCGGCTCGGGATCTGCCGACCCCTTCGGATTGGGCGGCCTGGGCGGTGAGTTCAACGTGGCCGACCTCGGCCAGATGTTCACCCGGCTGGGGCAGATGTTCAGCGGGGCCGGCGCGATGGGTGGGCAGTCTTCAGGACCGGTCAACTACGAGTTGGCGCGCCAGCTGGCGTCGAGCTCGATCGGCTTCGTGGCTCCCATCCCGAGCGCGACCCGCGAGGCCATCGCCGACGCCGTCCACCTCGCCGAAACCTGGCTCGACGGCGTGACCGCCCTGCCAGCAGGCACCACCAAGGCCCTCGCGTGGACTCCCAACGACTGGGTGGACAACACCCTGGAGACGTGGAAACGGCTGTGCGACCCGATGGCCCAACAGATCGCGACGGTCTGGGCCTCCTCGCTGCCCGAAGAAGCCAAGGCGATGGCGGGCCCGCTGATGTCGATGATGTCGCAGATGGGGGGCATGGCATTCGGCTCGCAGCTGGGCCAGGCGCTGGCCCGGCTGTCCAAAGAGGTCCTGACGTCAACCGACGTCGGATTGCCGTTGGGCCCCAAGGGAATCGCCGCGCTGCTGCCCGACGCCATCGAGTCGTTCGCCGAAGGACTCGAGCAGCCCCGCAGCGAGATCGTCACGTTCCTAGCCGCCCGCGAGGCTGCCCACCATCGCCTGTTCAGCCACGTGCCATGGCTGTCGAGCCAGCTACTCGGCGCGGTCGAGGCCTACGCCAAAGGCATGAAGATCGACATGCACGGCATCGAGGAACTGGCCCGCGACTTCAACCCGGCGTCGCTGAGCGATCCCGCCGCGATGGAACAGCTTCTGGAACAAGGGGTCTTCGAACCGAAGGCGACGCCGGAGCAGACCCATGCGCTGGAGCGACTCGAGACGCTGCTGGCGCTCATCGAGGGTTGGGTGCAGACCGTGGTCGACGCCGCACTGGGCGAGCGCATCCCCGGCGCGGACGCACTCGGCGAGACGCTGCGCCGCCGCCGGGCCACCGGCGGGCCCGCCGAGCAGACCTTCGCCACTTTGGTTGGTCTCGAGTTGCGACCACGCAAGCTGCGCGAGGCGGCGGCGCTATGGGACCGGCTGACTCAAGCAGTTGGCGTCGATGCCCGCGACGCCGTGTGGCAGCACCCCGATCTGTTGCCCGGCACCGACGACCTCGACGACCCGGCGGCCTTCATCGACCGCTCGCTCGGCGGTGACACCAGCGGAATCGACGAGGCGATCGCCGAATTCGAGCGACGCGCCGAGTCCGGCGACGACGGTCCCGGCGCAGCGGATAGCTGA
- a CDS encoding UPF0182 family protein, translating to MGMRPAARIPKLTRRSRTLIAIALTVIGLLLVGPRLIDAYVDWLWFGELGYRSVFTTVLMTRLIVFVVVGVLVGGIVFAGLALAYRTRPVFVPSNGSDPVARYRTLVMSRLRATGVGVPVAIGLLAGIVAQTFWVRIQLFLHGGSFGVRDPQFGKDLGFYAFDLPFYRLVLSFLFVAIFLAFVANLLAHYIFGGIRLSGRTGALSRSARIQLISLVGTLVLLKAVAYWLDRYELLSHTRAGKPFTGAGYTDINAVLPAKLILLAIALICAVAVFSAIVLRDLRIPSIGLVLLLLSSMVVGAAWPLVIEQFSVKPNAAQKEREYISRSITATRQAYGLTDDVVTYRDYSGDGKTTAEQVASDRATTSNIRLLDPTIISPAFTQFQQGKNFYYFPDQLSIDRYRDRDGNLHDYVVAARELNPDHLIDNQRDWINRHTVFTHGNGFIASPANTVRGIANDPNQNGGYPEFKATVVGANGSVTSTGPAPLDQPRVYFGPVIASTPADYAIVGRNGVDREYDYETNTETKNYTYTGTGGVPLGSWISRGVFAAKFAERNFLFSNVIGSNSKILFNRDPAQRVEAVAPWLTTDSSVYPAIVNKRLVWIIDGYTTLDNYPYSELTSLSSATADSTEVAFNRLAPDKQVSYIRNSVKATVDAYDGTVTLYQQDEHDPVLQAWMKVFPGTVKPKSDITSELAAHLRYPEDLFKVQRMLLAKYHVNDPVTFFSTSDFWDVPLDPNPTASSYQPPYYIVAKNIAKDDNSASFQLTSAMNRFKRDYLAAYISASSDPSTYGKITVLTIPGQVNGPKLANNAITTDTAVSQDLGVIGRDNQNRIKWGNLLTLPVAQGGLLYVEPVYASPGSSDVASSYPRLIRVAMMYNDKIGYGPTVGDALNGLFGPGASATAAGIAPTEPAPPAAAPPGEPPASPPPPANAAVPPPSGAVSLSPAKAAALKDVETAMGAARDAQKSGDFAGYGAALQRLDEAITKYNNAK from the coding sequence GTGGGGATGCGGCCCGCCGCCAGAATTCCGAAGCTGACCCGACGCAGCCGGACTCTCATCGCGATCGCGTTGACCGTGATCGGCCTGCTGCTGGTCGGTCCTCGGCTGATCGATGCCTATGTCGACTGGCTTTGGTTCGGAGAGTTGGGCTACCGGTCGGTGTTCACCACCGTGTTGATGACCCGGCTGATCGTGTTCGTGGTAGTCGGCGTGCTGGTCGGCGGCATCGTGTTCGCGGGCTTGGCGCTGGCATATCGGACTCGGCCCGTATTTGTCCCCAGTAACGGCAGCGATCCGGTGGCGCGCTATCGCACGCTGGTGATGTCCCGGCTGCGGGCGACCGGTGTCGGGGTGCCGGTGGCGATCGGCTTGCTGGCAGGGATTGTCGCGCAGACCTTTTGGGTCCGCATTCAACTGTTCCTGCACGGAGGCAGCTTCGGGGTCCGCGACCCGCAGTTCGGCAAGGATCTCGGCTTCTACGCTTTCGATCTGCCGTTCTACCGACTGGTGCTCAGCTTTTTGTTCGTAGCGATTTTTCTGGCTTTCGTCGCGAATCTGCTGGCGCACTACATCTTCGGCGGCATCCGCTTGTCCGGTCGTACCGGTGCGCTCAGCCGCTCGGCGCGTATCCAGTTGATCAGCTTGGTCGGAACGCTGGTGCTGCTCAAAGCGGTCGCCTACTGGCTGGATCGCTACGAGTTGTTGTCGCACACCCGGGCGGGCAAGCCGTTCACCGGGGCCGGTTACACCGACATCAACGCGGTGCTGCCGGCAAAGCTGATCCTGCTGGCAATCGCGCTGATCTGCGCGGTCGCGGTGTTCTCCGCGATCGTGTTGCGCGACTTGCGTATTCCGTCCATCGGACTGGTGCTGTTGCTGCTGTCCTCGATGGTCGTCGGCGCGGCTTGGCCGCTGGTCATCGAGCAGTTCAGCGTCAAGCCCAATGCGGCGCAAAAGGAACGCGAATACATCAGCCGCAGCATCACCGCCACCCGGCAGGCCTACGGGTTGACCGACGACGTGGTCACCTACCGCGACTACAGCGGCGACGGGAAGACCACGGCGGAACAGGTGGCGTCAGACCGGGCCACCACCTCCAACATCCGGTTGCTCGACCCGACCATCATCAGCCCCGCGTTCACGCAGTTCCAGCAGGGCAAGAACTTCTACTATTTCCCCGACCAGTTGTCGATCGACCGGTACCGCGATCGCGACGGCAACCTGCACGACTACGTGGTTGCCGCCCGCGAACTCAACCCCGATCACCTGATCGACAACCAGCGGGACTGGATCAACCGTCACACCGTCTTCACCCACGGCAACGGCTTCATCGCCTCGCCGGCCAACACCGTGCGCGGAATTGCCAACGACCCCAACCAAAACGGCGGCTACCCAGAATTCAAGGCCACTGTGGTCGGCGCGAACGGCAGCGTGACGTCCACCGGTCCGGCGCCGCTGGACCAACCTCGGGTGTATTTCGGGCCGGTGATCGCCAGCACCCCGGCCGATTACGCGATCGTCGGGCGCAACGGCGTGGACCGCGAATACGACTACGAGACCAACACAGAGACCAAGAACTACACCTACACCGGGACCGGCGGTGTGCCACTCGGTAGCTGGATCTCGCGCGGGGTGTTCGCGGCCAAGTTCGCGGAGCGAAACTTTCTGTTCTCCAATGTCATTGGATCGAACAGCAAGATTCTGTTCAACCGCGACCCGGCGCAGCGCGTCGAGGCGGTGGCGCCGTGGTTGACCACCGACAGCAGCGTGTATCCGGCGATCGTCAACAAGCGGCTGGTGTGGATCATCGACGGTTACACCACGCTGGACAACTATCCGTACTCCGAACTGACTTCGCTGTCGTCGGCCACCGCCGACTCCACCGAGGTGGCGTTCAACCGGCTCGCGCCGGACAAGCAAGTGTCCTACATCCGTAACTCGGTCAAAGCCACCGTCGACGCCTACGACGGCACCGTGACGCTCTATCAGCAGGACGAGCACGACCCGGTGCTGCAGGCATGGATGAAAGTCTTTCCGGGAACGGTCAAGCCGAAGAGCGACATCACCAGCGAACTGGCCGCGCACCTGCGCTATCCCGAAGACCTGTTCAAGGTTCAGCGGATGCTGCTGGCGAAGTATCACGTCAACGACCCGGTGACGTTCTTCTCCACTTCTGACTTCTGGGATGTGCCGCTGGACCCGAACCCGACAGCCAGTAGTTACCAGCCGCCGTATTACATCGTTGCGAAAAACATTGCCAAGGATGACAATTCGGCGTCGTTCCAGTTGACCAGCGCGATGAACCGGTTCAAGCGCGACTACTTGGCCGCCTACATCAGCGCCAGTTCCGATCCGTCGACGTACGGCAAGATCACGGTGCTGACCATCCCGGGTCAGGTAAACGGCCCCAAGCTGGCCAACAACGCGATCACGACGGATACGGCTGTGTCCCAAGACCTCGGCGTGATCGGGCGTGACAACCAGAACCGGATCAAGTGGGGCAACCTTCTGACCCTGCCGGTGGCGCAGGGCGGCTTGCTGTACGTCGAGCCGGTCTACGCCTCGCCCGGTTCGAGCGACGTGGCCTCGTCGTATCCCAGGTTGATTCGCGTCGCGATGATGTACAACGACAAGATCGGCTACGGGCCAACCGTGGGCGACGCGCTCAACGGGTTGTTCGGCCCCGGCGCCAGCGCGACCGCGGCCGGTATTGCGCCCACCGAACCGGCCCCACCCGCCGCCGCGCCGCCCGGTGAACCGCCCGCGAGCCCGCCACCTCCGGCCAATGCCGCCGTGCCACCGCCCAGCGGCGCGGTGAGCCTGTCGCCGGCCAAGGCCGCCGC
- a CDS encoding alkaline phosphatase family protein: protein MVVTSAITGFLAIGLAQLADAPTARADGLDVVFDQVVNAITHSFGDLAGVSGALPDLGSMAAAASPADTWLQVLEQDWAGFSQQVDTALGAWFNHADAVASTDATAMSPNLLVNPGFETADPSGSGYSGVTIPGWTETGTPTVIAYGTQGGYPIGLPTPFPKFFDFPQTPPPGGGDNFAGGGPVATSSISQTVELSGEAGKPFTLSADLGGQGWDPSTADVQVTFYDGDQIVGTDSLNPVTVWDRLGFTGFEERDISGTVPEGTTSAVVTTTFTDKDWVLGNYNGAYADNESFTVGDPTLTPPTLTTPESNVGELDHVFLIYLENKGVNDIVGSPNAPYLNSLINSQLYDSNYYALGHPSDPNYIRPLGGSDFGIDYNPSLAGINAPNLMQEMDLAGISWAGYAQSMPTPGDLVSSGDYSVDELPFTQFSYVTDNTPAYLADHLLPLGNLSDDLQDPGSFPEFTWIAANEANNGEGPIDSLQGLAQFISTQFTDHQYNVEAADQFAQQEVSAIENSPTWTNPDEKDVIIVTFDEDNNNLSLGFGNEGNNVPMIIIPNGGAVASGMEDGPFTTDQYANEYSLMATIEDALRGNASPMATDPLAPLTANDMYATPMNAFWRTTN from the coding sequence GTGGTGGTGACCAGCGCGATCACTGGATTCCTCGCGATCGGACTGGCGCAACTGGCTGACGCACCCACCGCCCGCGCCGATGGCCTCGACGTAGTCTTCGACCAGGTCGTCAACGCGATCACGCATTCGTTCGGCGACCTGGCCGGCGTATCGGGCGCGCTTCCGGATCTCGGCAGTATGGCCGCCGCGGCCAGCCCGGCCGATACCTGGTTGCAGGTGCTGGAACAGGACTGGGCCGGGTTCAGCCAGCAGGTCGATACCGCGCTCGGCGCCTGGTTCAACCATGCCGATGCCGTCGCCAGCACGGACGCCACGGCGATGAGTCCGAACCTGCTGGTCAACCCCGGCTTCGAAACCGCCGACCCGTCCGGATCGGGCTACAGCGGGGTGACCATCCCGGGCTGGACAGAGACCGGCACGCCGACGGTGATCGCGTACGGCACCCAGGGCGGATATCCGATTGGCTTGCCGACTCCGTTCCCCAAGTTCTTTGACTTTCCGCAAACCCCGCCTCCCGGCGGCGGCGACAACTTCGCCGGCGGTGGACCCGTGGCCACGTCCAGCATCAGTCAGACCGTCGAGTTGAGCGGCGAGGCCGGGAAACCGTTCACGCTGAGCGCCGACCTCGGCGGCCAGGGCTGGGACCCGTCTACGGCCGACGTGCAGGTCACCTTCTACGACGGCGACCAAATCGTGGGCACCGACTCGCTCAACCCGGTCACCGTGTGGGATCGCTTGGGCTTCACCGGGTTCGAGGAACGTGACATCTCCGGGACGGTGCCCGAGGGCACCACCTCCGCGGTGGTGACCACGACCTTCACCGACAAAGACTGGGTCTTGGGCAATTACAACGGCGCCTACGCCGACAACGAATCGTTCACGGTCGGCGATCCGACCCTCACCCCGCCAACCCTCACCACGCCGGAATCCAACGTCGGCGAGCTGGACCACGTGTTCCTGATCTACCTGGAGAACAAGGGCGTCAACGACATTGTCGGCAGCCCCAACGCGCCGTATCTGAACAGCCTCATCAACTCGCAACTGTATGACTCGAACTACTACGCGTTGGGCCACCCGAGCGACCCCAACTACATCCGGCCGTTGGGCGGTTCCGACTTTGGCATCGACTACAACCCCAGCTTGGCCGGCATCAACGCACCCAACCTCATGCAAGAGATGGATCTGGCTGGGATCTCGTGGGCCGGCTACGCGCAGAGCATGCCCACCCCGGGCGACCTCGTGTCATCGGGCGACTACTCCGTCGACGAATTACCCTTCACCCAATTCAGTTACGTCACCGACAACACGCCCGCGTACCTGGCGGATCACCTGCTCCCGCTGGGGAACCTGTCCGACGACCTTCAAGACCCGGGCAGCTTCCCCGAATTCACGTGGATCGCTGCCAACGAGGCCAACAACGGGGAAGGCCCCATCGATAGTCTCCAAGGCCTCGCCCAATTCATTTCCACCCAGTTCACGGACCATCAGTACAACGTCGAGGCGGCCGACCAGTTTGCCCAGCAAGAGGTATCAGCTATCGAGAACTCGCCGACGTGGACAAACCCTGACGAGAAGGACGTCATCATCGTCACGTTCGACGAGGACAACAACAACCTGTCGTTGGGCTTCGGGAACGAGGGCAACAACGTGCCGATGATCATCATCCCGAACGGCGGCGCCGTGGCGTCTGGAATGGAAGACGGCCCCTTCACCACCGACCAGTACGCCAACGAGTACAGCTTGATGGCCACCATCGAAGACGCCTTGCGTGGCAACGCCTCGCCGATGGCGACGGACCCGTTGGCGCCGCTCACGGCAAACGACATGTACGCGACACCGATGAACGCCTTTTGGCGCACCACCAACTGA
- a CDS encoding YlbL family protein codes for MNRRILTLMVALAPIVVFGVLLAAVTVPYVSLGPGPAFDTLGEVDGKQVVEIKGTQTHPTTGHLDMTTVSQRDGLSLAEALTLWLSGQEQLMPRDLVYPPGQSREEVDKANDADFKESEHNAEFAALGYLKYPEAVTIVTLTDPGPSVGKLQAGDAIQAVNGKPVANVEQFTSFLKTTKPGQQITVDFRRKNADPGSAQITLGHHPKGDYGFVGVSVTDAPWAPFAVDFNLANVGGPSAGLMFSLAVIDKLTTGNLAGSKFVAGTGTIKPDGEVGRIGGIGHKMSAARDAGATVFLVPAGNCYEANAEKVAGLQLIKVDTLGGAVDALHAVASGGQPPRC; via the coding sequence GTGAACAGGCGGATTCTGACGCTGATGGTGGCGCTGGCCCCGATCGTCGTGTTCGGCGTGCTGCTGGCGGCGGTGACGGTGCCGTACGTGTCGCTGGGCCCGGGTCCCGCGTTCGACACGCTCGGCGAGGTCGACGGCAAGCAGGTTGTCGAGATCAAGGGCACTCAAACGCACCCGACGACGGGCCACCTGGACATGACGACGGTGTCCCAGCGGGACGGGCTCAGCCTTGCCGAGGCGCTGACGCTGTGGCTTTCCGGCCAGGAGCAGCTGATGCCGCGCGACCTGGTCTATCCGCCGGGCCAGTCGCGCGAAGAAGTCGACAAGGCCAACGACGCCGACTTCAAGGAATCGGAGCACAACGCCGAATTCGCGGCCCTGGGATATTTGAAATACCCGGAAGCCGTCACGATCGTGACCCTGACGGACCCCGGCCCCTCGGTGGGCAAGCTGCAGGCCGGCGACGCGATCCAGGCGGTGAACGGTAAGCCGGTAGCGAACGTCGAGCAGTTCACGTCGTTCCTGAAAACCACCAAACCCGGACAACAGATCACAGTCGACTTCCGCCGGAAGAACGCCGATCCCGGGTCGGCGCAGATCACCCTCGGCCACCACCCGAAGGGCGACTACGGCTTCGTCGGCGTCTCGGTGACCGACGCACCCTGGGCCCCGTTCGCGGTCGACTTCAACTTGGCCAACGTGGGCGGACCGTCGGCGGGGCTGATGTTCAGCCTGGCCGTGATCGACAAGCTGACCACGGGAAATCTTGCCGGCTCGAAGTTCGTGGCGGGCACCGGCACGATCAAGCCGGACGGCGAGGTCGGCCGTATCGGCGGCATCGGGCACAAGATGAGCGCGGCCCGCGACGCGGGCGCGACGGTCTTTCTGGTGCCGGCCGGCAACTGCTACGAGGCGAACGCCGAGAAGGTGGCGGGCCTGCAGTTGATCAAGGTCGACACCCTCGGCGGGGCAGTGGACGCATTGCATGCCGTGGCCTCCGGCGGGCAGCCGCCGAGGTGTTAA